Proteins encoded within one genomic window of Pseudophryne corroboree isolate aPseCor3 unplaced genomic scaffold, aPseCor3.hap2 scaffold_752, whole genome shotgun sequence:
- the LOC135040602 gene encoding M protein, serotype 5-like: protein MAPKKKSVGKAGKVSETNAPEQVEEGGDGTPAVESARKAILQEEHNHLVAEEEGLRRRLEQLRTENELLQEEAEKVRVESQEYLLYMSKRSQRRQDAIISLNDQNRRELEDIQRQKSQLQSQFQNEEKKLRDQLLERETELANLQKELKELEPMKELEKEQASLVRRLEEEVMATRGKHAESLLSVKSAFLQQKAQCQQDSEQQLNQLSQKAHEEARKALQEVSRKVNEQNQGLRQELSQLIHRFRVLQAQQKRMMEQNKQLQREQQCRKDAGNVQRKMRLASTLPSV from the coding sequence ATGGCACCAAAGAAGAAGTCAGTGGGCAAAGCTGGGAAGGTTTCTGAGACTAATGCCCCTGAACAAGTGGAGGAGGGCGGAGATGGGACCCCAGCTGTGGAGAGCGCACGGAAGGCGATCCTTCAAGAGGAGCACAACCATCTGGTGGCTGAAGAAGAAGGACTGAGGAGGAGGCTGGAGCAGCTGCGCACGGAGAATGAGCTGCTGCAGGAGGAAGCGGAGAAAGTCCGAGTGGAGAGCCAGGAATACTTGCTGTACATGAGCAAGAGGAGCCAGAGGCGCCAGGATGCCATAATCAGTCTGAACGACCAGAACCGGCGGGAGCTGGAGGACATCCAGCGGCAGAAATCACAGCTCCAGTCCCAGTTCCAGAATGAAGAGAAGAAGCTGCGGGACCAACTGCTGGAGAGGGAAACCGAGCTGGCCAACCTCCAGAAAGAGCTGAAAGAGCTGGAGCCCATGAAGGAACTAGAGAAGGAGCAGGCCTCCCTCGTAAGACGCCTGGAGGAGGAGGTGATGGCCACCCGGGGGAAGCATGCAGAGTCCCTGCTTAGTGTGAAGAGCGCCTTCCTGCAGCAAAAGGCCCAGTGCCAGCAGGACTCTGAGCAGCAGCTGAACCAGCTGTCCCAGAAGGCCCATGAGGAAGCCAGAAAGGCACTGCAAGAGGTCAGCAGAAAGGTGAATGAGCAGAACCAAGGCCTCAGGCAGGAGCTGTCCCAGCTCATCCACCGATTCCGAGTCCTGCAGGCTCAGCAGAAGAGGATGATGGAGCAGAACAAGCAGCTGCAGAGGGAGCAGCAGTGTAGGAAGGACGCGGGGAATGTCCAGCGCAAGATGAGGCTGGCGTCCACTCTCCCAAGTGTATGA
- the LOC135040601 gene encoding probable G-protein coupled receptor 139 translates to MEEPWIRTLQRLFYPIMCVFGIPASLVTMAVLWRGSLDMTKSIVYYLVALALANLLLILVVTIFRDIFYFYVDITLWWPQPSCGVSNWIYFTCVYSLTWLTVAFSVDRYVIVCCMKLKLRFCKPSVTRWVIVGVYVGAFLVAMPTFWMYVPVLTTRPDGSVFHICSLHRNLSSIPFLSVYDHIQTTVWIILPLISLVLTNGLTVWYITITTRTRQSLKVGSAGNQGDDPEVGRRKKSVTLLAMISLSFLGHWLPKMVVKVIERFTYPPVNRYDFYHPVNVTRMLCNMLIVFSSFSNVCIYSLTITKFRQELFRGAKLILYSLFHGPRSPFPHDKPIHVFTI, encoded by the coding sequence CCAGTCTGGTGACCATGGCCGTACTGTGGAGAGGAAGCCTCGACATGACCAAGTCCATTGTTTATTACCTGGTGGCATTAGCTCTGGCCAATCTGCTCCTCATCCTGGTGGTGACGATCTTCCGGGATATCTTCTACTTCTACGTGGACATCACACTGTGGTGGCCGCAACCTTCCTGTGGTGTCAGTAACTGGATCTACTTCACCTGTGTCTACTCCCTGACGTGGCTCACGGTGGCTTTCTCTGTTGACCGTTATGTCATCGTATGTTGCATGAAGCTGAAACTCCGGTTCTGCAAGCCCTCCGTCACGCGATGGGTCATCGTTGGTGTATATGTTGGCGCCTTCCTGGTGGCAATGCCTACATTCTGGATGTATGTACCTGTTCTGACTACTCGGCCAGATGGAAGCGTCTTCCACATTTGCAGCCTCCATCGCAACCTGAGCTCAATTCCTTTCCTGTCGGTTTATGACCACATCCAGACGACGGTTTGGATAATCCTTCCTCTCATCTCACTGGTTCTGACCAATGGCCTGACAGTCTGGTACATCACAATAACCACCAGAACACGACAGAGCCTGAAGGTGGGTTCTGCCGGCAACCAAGGTGATGACCCAGAGGTGGGGCGCAGAAAGAAGTCCGTGACTCTGCTTGCCATGATTTCTCTCTCATTCCTCGGCCACTGGCTGCCCAAAATGGTCGTCAAGGTGATAGAACGATTCACCTATCCGCCCGTCAACCGCTACGACTTCTACCACCCGGTGAATGTGACGAGAATGTTGTGCAATATGCTGATTGTCTTCAGCTCCTTCAGCAACGTCTGCATCTACTCACTCACCATCACTAAGTTCAGGCAGGAACTGTTCCGCGGAGCCAAGCTCATCCTCTACTCACTGTTCCACGGCCCACGCTCACCCTTCCCCCATGACAAACCCATTCATGTGTTCACCATCTAA